The Desulfovermiculus halophilus DSM 18834 genome includes the window TCAGCTCCCGGCGCATAGCGGCCAGCTCTTTCTCTTTGGAACTCAGCCTGGCCCGGGTGGTCTGAAGCTCCTCTCCTTTCTCCTCCAGCCTGTCTCCCACTGCACCCAGATCCTGGATCTTGTCCCGGGCCTTGTCCGTCAGCCTGGACAGCCAAACCGCCTGTCTGTCCGCCTCCGGCCAGGCATCAAAGACCTTGGCCTTGAAATGCTCGGATCGAATGCTCACCTCCCAGAGCCGGGGCAGGAGCCTGCGCACCTCCTGGCGGACACGCTTCCTTTGCTGGCCAAGGGCCTGGATCTGGCCTTGCAGATCCCTGTACTGGGATCGAAGCCTTTGCTTCTTCTCCCCGATCTTTTGTTCCCGGGCTTCCAGGGAATGTATCCTCTCTTCCATTTTGGCCAGCTTGGCGTTTGCCGACCGCTCTTTGTCCGTCAGGGCAGCAATCTCGGCTTCCGCTTTTTCCTTGGCCTGCTGCTCCTGCCACAGCTTGCTCTGCAGGTCCTGGAGATCCATGCCCCGGGCCGGAACGGTCCACAGCACGCAGTGCAGGCATAGGCAGAGCAGGAGGAGGCGAAGCAAGAGGTGCATCCGGTTCTGCTCAGGGAACATAGGCCTGCAACGGGCAGCCTGAGCACAGGGGAGCCGATTTTTTGCACCACTGTTTCCCCACCCGGACCAGCAGGGCATGATATTCGTTGAACAAGTCAACATCCCGGGGCAGGCTGTCTGTAAATACCTCCTGCAGCTCGGTGTAGCCCACATCCTCCGGGACCAAGGCGTGGCGGTGCAGTATCCTCGCTGTGTAGGCATCAACCACAAAAACCGGATGCTCCAGGGCGTAGAGCAGGATACTGTCTGCGGTTTCCTGTCCGATTCCTTTTACTTCCAGAAGCTTGGGACGCAGCACTTCCATCGGCTGTCTGGACAGCCGGGCCAGGTCGTACCCGGCCTCCTGGCCCAAAAAATCCAGCAGGGCCTTGATCCTGGCCGCTTTGACCCGAAAGTACCCGGCCGGACGAATGATCCCGGCCAGCTCCTCAACATCCAGCCCAACCAGCTCTTGCGGGTCCAGAAGATCCCGTTCCCGGAGAGCGGCAATCGCCCTGGAGGCGTTGGTCCAGTTTGTATTCTGGGTCAGAATCGCTCCCAGGCAGACCTCGAATCTGCTCCCGGCCGGCCACCAATGACTGGGACCAAGGGTATCGGACATGGCCTGGAAATACTCCATGAGCAAATGCGAGCGGTTCATGTCCCTCATCCTTCCCTTCAGCTCTCTTCTGTCCCGGACCAGACCAGGGAGGCCCATTCGCCGAGGTGCTCAACCCGGGGTATGCCCATCCCCTGCAGCCTGTAGGCGTCGGTCACCGACTCCACCTGGGATCCCAGCACTCCGGACAAAATCAGGGTCCCCCGCTCCTGAACCAGGGAGACAAGCTCCGGAGCCATGCGGATCAGCGGTCCGGCCAGGATGTTGGCCACCACAAGAGGGAACTTTTGCTTTGGACCCAAGGCAGAGATGTCAGCGCACCCCAGCAGGACCTGCCGGCTCACCCCGTTGGCCTCAATGTTCTCCCGGGCATTGTCCGTGGCCACAGGGTCGATGTCCAGGGCGATGCAGCCGCTGCCCAGAAAAACCGATGCTATGGCCAGAATCCCCGAGCCTGTGCCCAGATCAAGGACCGTCCCCCCCGCGGGCCACAGCCCTCTGTCCCGCAGCTGGACCATGGCCTGCAGACAGAGGATGGTCGTTGGATGATGCCCGGTTCCAAAGGCCATCTTGGGATGGACGATCAAAGGGACAAGATCGGGGTTGTCCTGGTCTTCAAGTTTCCAGGGCGGAAGGATGCAGAAGGTATCCGCGACCTGCACCGGCTGAAAAAAGAATTGCCACGCGGTCTGCCAATCAGCGTCCTTTTCCTTGTCCTTTTCCAGCCTGGCTTCCGGCCGGCGCCGCCTGATCCTGTCCTGAAGATGCTTGAGCTGCCTGCGTTCCTGAACATGGATGCGCAGGACGGACTCATCCGGGCCGGTGGTTTCCTCCCATCCCCAGGGAGCGACTTCGGAGAGCAGATCCACTGCCGACTCCAGCTGCGTATTCGGAACATGCCAATCCAGTATATAGGACATAATCGACTGTGTGCTGGTTTCAGTGCATGGAGTCCAGGATACGGTCCAGCCCGGCGGCAAAGGCCTGCAGGTCCTCCATGTCCACGATCAAGGGCGGGAGAAGACGCAGGATGCTGTTTTGCGTCAGATTGCAGATAAATCCGGCCTCGAGCAGGGCCTTCCATACCTCGGGCCCGGAATGCTCAAGCTCCACGCCCAGCATCAGCCCCTGACCGCGCACCTCCCGGATCGCCTCCGGATGCCTCGTCTTTACCCCGTCCAGAAGCTCCTTGAACTCCTGGCCCACGGCCTCTGCCCGCTGGCAGAGCCCATCCCGCTTGATCACATCCAGAACCGTGCACCCGGCTGCAGACACCAGGGGGCCTCCGCCGAAGGTCGTGGCATGGCTGCCCGGTGGAAATCCGGCGCTCATGTCCTCAGTGCACAGCATGGCTCCGATGGGCAGGCCGTTGGCCAGTCCCTTGGCCACGGTCATAATATCCGGCTTCACCCCTGCCTTTTGATGGGCCCACATCTGCCCGGTCCGTCCCATCCCGGTCTGAACCTCATCCAGGACCAGGACAAGCCCCTTGTCCGCGCACAGGTCCTGAACCTGGCGCAGATACTCCACCGGGGCCTGCCGGATGCCGCCTTCGCCCTGGATCACTTCCAGCATGACCCCCGCTGTCTGCGGGCTAACAGCCTGCTCCAGGGCGGCGATATCGGCGAAGGGCACGCTGGCGAACCCGGAAGGCAGGGGAGCGAACCCGTGCTTCAGCTTGTCCTGTCCTGTGGCGGTCAACGTAGCCAGGGTTCTTCCATGAAAAGAGCCCTGGGCGGTTAGTATTTCAAACCTGTCTTTTCCCTGCACTTCCCGGGCATAGCGCCTGACCAGCTTAATAGCCGCTTCATTGGCTTCAGCCCCGGAGTTGCAGAAAAAGACCCTGTCCAGATCACAGGTGGCCACAAGCCGTTCGGCCAGATCCAACTGCTCTGTCTGATAGAAAAGATTGCTGGTGTGCACCAGGCGCGCCGCCTGATCGCATACCGTCCGGG containing:
- a CDS encoding murein hydrolase activator EnvC family protein, yielding MHLLLRLLLLCLCLHCVLWTVPARGMDLQDLQSKLWQEQQAKEKAEAEIAALTDKERSANAKLAKMEERIHSLEAREQKIGEKKQRLRSQYRDLQGQIQALGQQRKRVRQEVRRLLPRLWEVSIRSEHFKAKVFDAWPEADRQAVWLSRLTDKARDKIQDLGAVGDRLEEKGEELQTTRARLSSKEKELAAMRRELTEQRLEFANRLHDLRRKKQATHEELAALEKSIDRLKSRLGSMDRRAFNSLKGELPWPAQGKVVEEYAKGDGKFEDGIGFSLAEGTGIKAVSWGDVAYNDTLRGFGHVVILYHGQDYYSLYAFLSRTNVRSGQKVEKGEVIGQAGYFPAAQGPGLYFELRRKQTTVDPRLWLAKAP
- a CDS encoding endonuclease III domain-containing protein, coding for MNRSHLLMEYFQAMSDTLGPSHWWPAGSRFEVCLGAILTQNTNWTNASRAIAALRERDLLDPQELVGLDVEELAGIIRPAGYFRVKAARIKALLDFLGQEAGYDLARLSRQPMEVLRPKLLEVKGIGQETADSILLYALEHPVFVVDAYTARILHRHALVPEDVGYTELQEVFTDSLPRDVDLFNEYHALLVRVGKQWCKKSAPLCSGCPLQAYVP
- a CDS encoding 50S ribosomal protein L11 methyltransferase, which gives rise to MSYILDWHVPNTQLESAVDLLSEVAPWGWEETTGPDESVLRIHVQERRQLKHLQDRIRRRRPEARLEKDKEKDADWQTAWQFFFQPVQVADTFCILPPWKLEDQDNPDLVPLIVHPKMAFGTGHHPTTILCLQAMVQLRDRGLWPAGGTVLDLGTGSGILAIASVFLGSGCIALDIDPVATDNARENIEANGVSRQVLLGCADISALGPKQKFPLVVANILAGPLIRMAPELVSLVQERGTLILSGVLGSQVESVTDAYRLQGMGIPRVEHLGEWASLVWSGTEES
- a CDS encoding acetylornithine transaminase, coding for MPTLAEVAKREQQLLCSTYSRYPLHLVRGEGARVQDGQGREYVDLLGGIAVCVLGHAHPEVTRTVCDQAARLVHTSNLFYQTEQLDLAERLVATCDLDRVFFCNSGAEANEAAIKLVRRYAREVQGKDRFEILTAQGSFHGRTLATLTATGQDKLKHGFAPLPSGFASVPFADIAALEQAVSPQTAGVMLEVIQGEGGIRQAPVEYLRQVQDLCADKGLVLVLDEVQTGMGRTGQMWAHQKAGVKPDIMTVAKGLANGLPIGAMLCTEDMSAGFPPGSHATTFGGGPLVSAAGCTVLDVIKRDGLCQRAEAVGQEFKELLDGVKTRHPEAIREVRGQGLMLGVELEHSGPEVWKALLEAGFICNLTQNSILRLLPPLIVDMEDLQAFAAGLDRILDSMH